DNA from Puniceicoccus vermicola:
TAAAAATTAGAGTAATGAAAACAATTTCTCGCTTTGTTCTCCCTCTTGTGTCTCTTCTCAGCCTGCCATTGGCGGCCACGGCTCAGTTCACGATGGTGATCGAGTATTCTGCGATCACCGGAGACACCACCATCACCTACGATGGCAACTGGGCCACTTACTCCCAGACTGCTTCGTTTGGCTCCGGATTTCCAGCGGACTTTGGTCCTAACGCGGTCTACACCAATATCACCGGTGCCTATGGTTACGATGACGGAGCTTTCAATACTCCTTTTCCCTGGAATTCCGCTACCGTAACCGCGACAACGGGCGACCCATGGGGATTTGACCAGTTTGGAGCCTACGCACCGGCGGGATACATTGCTGGAACCACGCTCTCAGGCACGATGACCCTTGGAAGCACGGATCTGTCGGATCTCGGACTCAATCCGGGGCAAAGTGGCGTTGCTTTCAAGGGTTCTCAAACGGTAAACTGGTCAGTTGTTCCGGAGCCATCCAGCTATGGTGTTTTGCTTGGCCTTTTTGCTTCTGGTTTCGTCTTTCTAAGACGGCGGAGATAAGAAGCGTAGTTGCGGAGGGGCTCTTGCAAAGGAGCGGGAAAGGCAAAAGACGTCAGATCTTGATTCTTGAATTTTGTAAGCCCGAGCGTTAGCCCAACTGCCTTCGCTGGAACCACAAAAAGCACAGAAATCACAGAATTAGACAGGTGCCCACCTGTTGAGGTTTTGGTGCGTTCTGTGGTTAATCACAGCTGGGTTGATCTTTAGTCGGAGATGGGGACGGGAAGAATGGAGTCAGCCCAATGTTTCATGCATTTAGTCGGGAGAAGTTCATCCAGACCAAGTGCGGGATTTCTTGGTGACTGCGGCGGAACTGGATTAGTAAACTTTTCCTGGATTTCCGGAGGGAAGGAGA
Protein-coding regions in this window:
- a CDS encoding PEP-CTERM sorting domain-containing protein, with the translated sequence MKTISRFVLPLVSLLSLPLAATAQFTMVIEYSAITGDTTITYDGNWATYSQTASFGSGFPADFGPNAVYTNITGAYGYDDGAFNTPFPWNSATVTATTGDPWGFDQFGAYAPAGYIAGTTLSGTMTLGSTDLSDLGLNPGQSGVAFKGSQTVNWSVVPEPSSYGVLLGLFASGFVFLRRRR